TAATTGTTTTGTTTGCAAGCTCATAACACAAGATATCCTACGATTCGATTTGACTGCCTAAATTATAAATCTTCACCTAAATATAGTTAGGCCACCTAGTCCATTGTGTTCGATAATTGAAGGTTTAATagcaattttggtccctcacttatcacgatttgacaGTTCTGATCCCTTAAAGAATTTATTAGCATACTACGTCCCTCACGTTTACTAACTGTTGCAGTTTTGGTTTTTCGTCAACTTTTATCTAATATTTAacagtttttaattaaaaaaccaaTTAAAAATAAGGCTTGAATAACcattttatgttttttgattaacaattttatgATTTCtggtttttttaattgattttttgaataaattaaaaattcgttaaatattggatggaaGTTGAAGGAAAACCAAAACTGCAACAATTAGTAAACGTGAGGGACGTTGTATGCTAATAAATTCCAAAATGGACTTGAACTGTCAAAtagtgataagtgagggaccaaaattgctATTAAGCCATAATTGGACACACAATCTTATATTTCATATATGATAGGGTGTCCTTACTCTTAAAAAGCATGTCTTATTTTAACGCGacaataatcaaaatcaaaataatattaatcttaACTTAAATATATGAGattgaaaaaaattacaattagttataaaaataaaatatcattaatAGCTAATAAATATTGTTATTAGTGTgaaggtcaagtcaattttatcTTTACTAATTATCATCattagtatttttaaattttttctcaagttgtgattaataaaagaaaattaataatgataatactaatagtttttatatatgaaaatatggaaaaaatacaattataaattaatataatgaatcatataaaattatattagtaactaattaatattgttattaatgtataAGTCAAGTCAATTTTCTTATCCGCAAAACTTGAGTCGATCATacttatatatacatatgtcCACCACGCAAAGCCCTTATTGTGGTTGATCTAATCTCTCTCCATCCTCATTCTTTACCCTTCTTTCTTTTACCAACTTCAAAGTCTTTCCCAACCACCGTGATAGTCACCACAGTCCACCGCTGTTCTGCACCATCATTTACCTGTTCAACGATCCAAACCTACCGATCGAATCCTTATAATACACCGATCGTCCCTACGGTTTATTTTTCCCCAAACGATCATTCTATGTCCACCATGCAaagccatttttgtggttgaCCTATTCTCTCTCCCAACATCATTCATTACACTTTCCTGTGGTCTGAGGTAAAAAATCACCACTATGTGATCTTACTCTCTTTGACTTATGGATCCACCATGAATAAAATCCTTGatcatttatttttcattcatgAAAACATATTCATAGTGTTTTTGGATCTCTGCAGGTTTATATGCTAGTGTGCGCTAGATCGCGTTCAGAGTGCTTCTGGAGGTCGAAACCTTATAGGGTATATAAGCACAACCCTATGAGTTTTTAGTTTATGGTagtgtgttttattttttctttaatgaTTTAACCGAATATTTTGAGTTCTATTTTGAGTTTTATTGAAATATAATATTTACATGTATTCATGTATTTTGCGTTGTTCCATCTGTATATGTAAAATTAAGTTTGACTGACTGATCTTGATTGTGTGAAATTGCAAATCCAAAAATATTGACTTAATTGATGTTGTTGAGATAATATTTACATGTATTATCACCTCATCTTCATGTTTCTCCTCACTCTCCTTATTTTGATGGGTCTAATCCTTTGATTATGAGACCTCTCAATTTCTTAGAGGACTGTCCACCTAAAAGGTCAGGCCTTAGGGTCATCATATGAGAGTGAGATGTCAAATACCTTAAACATCAATACATGAGGTAGTTGATTGTTTGACCATCTCATCCTATAAATCATTATTTACCTATGAAAAAGGACCATGGGacaaagaagagaatgagaatgatgaCTTAGgagtttttaatatttaaaccACATATCTCATGTTATAGTTGGTGTTTGGACTATATTTGTTTAAGGAGCCCACACCCTCTGCATTATATGTGAATAGGACCTTTGATTTATCTTCTCAATTATCTAATTATGTTTAATTTCTTGTGATCATATGCTTACAATCCATTGAAGATATGGATCCAGGTTCATCATCATGGGTATTCATCGAAGCTAAGGAAACTACAGATGATTTGCTCTCCGCTCAAAGTAAGGAAGAAGATTCACCGAAAAATAAAGAGGCGTCTTCAACATCACCATTGATTGAAAGTGAATGGGTAACTAATCCTATATATTTGTAATTTCGTTTTTAAACgctataataattttttcctttttgaatttatttttgtgTTGTTGTATGTGCTTTGTGTTAGTGGTAGAACTTCATTAAAATTTGGGAGCATTGGCTTTGCTCTCTTTCAAGTGGGGATATGATGATGCAACCACTCCATAGAGCTTTGGTCCACCTCATAAGTCACAATGTTTAAAACATTGGCTTTGCTCTCTTTCAAAATGCTCGCTCGCTAAGAACATTAGTGACAAAACATTGAATCATTCTTCTAAACTGTTTTCTTTATGCCCTAATTGAAATTCAAAACATAGTCTTCAAAACTTTTGTGTTTTTAGAACTTGGTGCCTTGAAGACCTTATTctcataacttttttttctttagagttatgttgatatatatttgGTCATTGGGATTTTCATGTACACTTCTAAATTCAAAAATATAACATCATATTCCAATGGATCTTGAATTGTGTGAATCTGTGAATAAGTACTTGTTCCATTATATATTATACACTCAAGAGTGATTGATATCTTTCTCCTGTGACTAATGGTACTATAAGCATgatttatatataggaaatttTCAGTTACGTTGgatgaatataaattcaatgGCTTGAATGAATTTAATTAAGAAAGATTCACTTTGACATTTTATTCATgttccaatttatttttatcataaGAAATAGATGATATGTTTTATTATATCTTATTATAACCTACATGGCAAACTCTGTGTATATTTCTAAGGATCAAGTTGAATCCTCCATTTAACTTGTCATTTACAAGATTCAAGAACTATATATATCTAGATTAAAGTGacatttatttttgaatttccTTTTGTGTATATTTTGTTTTCAATAAACAATCTAGTTTATTGTTTATGTTTTGTTCAGGTTAAAGAACCACAAATAAATCCTTTAAAGCCTATAAATACAAGTGCgtcagaagaagaagtgatTGATGCAGATCCTATATCGTATAAATTGCCCAATGAAGAAAAGATACGAGTTTATGAACCCAAGATGAGCTTTCTAAAAGAGCAAATATTGACAGATCTACAAGAAACTATTACTCCAAAAGACAAGGCTTGGATTAATGAAACTGACACCTTAAATAAGAAGGTATGTATGGACAATTCAAATTTATGGAGGTTCCAATATTAATTAAACTTTGATtgtattttatcatattttcccTCTTAAATATAgttattttttatcaaaataattttttctcttcatatatttcACGTGTTTATTTACTTTGAATTGTGGATTTAGAATGAAAGTCGAAGTGGAAAGTCAATTCCTAAGAGAAGAAAAAGGTCTCTGGCTCTAGAAGAAAAATACAGTGCTGATTGGGATATTAGACCAAACCTGCGAAAGTCTGGACGAAGAGTGGACTATGTATGTggtttgaaaattaaattatatgagCATTTCATattcatcttcatttttatcAATACAATAAAAAACACTATTATTAAACATTCTGGTTATGATTAAAGCATCCACAAGAATTATAacgaaaatatatttttacagATATAGAACACTGTTGTTATTTTTATGTTCATGGCAAAGTTAATATATTGTTAGTAAATAAATACTTtgaatttatttccaaaaacatgccaaaagaaaaatcgttacacacacacacacacacatatatatatatatatatatatatatatatattttgatttcaTGTTATAGCATAAAAAATcctaattttatgtttttagtGATGCAAGGAAATTTAGAAATGCATCTAATATTAGTTTTGTAccttttaaatattataatctctttttaattatttaaaaagttcatTTGGACTTTTGACCTCCgtgtaatgaaaaaaaattatttatagcTTATTTCCCCTTGAACTAAGAAGAATGTTTAATGTTATCacatatcttttttttctaatgtttcAGTTTGGTGTCTCATTCCATGTCTTATCAATGAAATTATGTTATATAGGCAAGGATAGGACAATTATAACCTTTCATGTGTAACTTTTAAAAAACATGACATAATTTAGAAAtggaaacaaacacaaaatatGGTGAAAGAAAACAACTCTCCCCTTTCTTCATGTTTATCACAAACACTTACTTTATTGATTTCTCCATGCACTAACTCAATGATTTTTTTGTAGTCTTATTATCTCAAGACAGATGGACGAGTTATGTGTCGGTCATTGAAAGAAGTTGAGAGATATGAGATGACCGGCAGTGTCGATGGgcacaaagggaaagaaaaaaagaaggaaagaaCTGAAAAAGTTGTTAAAGTGAGTTTATGAATTTACAATGTAAAAGTTTATTATTTTGTATTTCCATTTAGTATGATATTTTAATCGTTATTAATAAGCATTTTCAGAACATGGATGATAGTAAGattaagaaaagaaagagagaagcaGAAAAGAGGATGACCGTTGTTGAAAAGTTTCTAGCTGATTCTGCTTATTACCGACGTTGTGGTGGTAAAAAACAACCAGGAGGTAAAGGTCTCAATGTTATCACTATAATGGTTATTTGTTCACGATATTAGTAGACATTGGACTTTTAAATATTCAATATTAAGAAATCATATTTTCTACCACTGGATTAtacataatattatttttaaaattccgGTCTCAAAATCTAAACGCAATAATTATTACATCTAGAATGTCATTGAAAACTACTTGTTTTGGATGATCAATAATTATTTGCTTTGAATAAATGTAATTAGTGATagctatttttttcattttggatATAAGAGTCTCACTTAATGTTTTTCCATTGTACCAGATGATTATGTGATGAATCTTCACAAAGCAATTGTGCCTTATCAACCAAGTGAACCAGCTTCTTCAATTGAAACTGTTCAAGTTCCTGCCAAGTTCTATGTGAAATCCTCACTTCTAGACTTCTTTGATACTCGTGATGCTCCAGAAACTCTAGAAGGAGATATATCAGAAGAATATGTGGAGGATATCTTTGAAGAAGTCATTGATATTGGTGATGCTCTAGAAGCTCTAGAAGTAATTATACCAGAAGAAGTGGCAGAGGATTTCTTTGAGGAAGTCATGGTTGAGAGACTTGATCATTCTGTTCCGCCGATGCAACAGGAAGAAAGGGAGCTAAGAGACTCTGATTATGCTAAGATATCTAAAGCAGTAAGGGATTTAGATCAAGTGCTCGAGAATTTCCTATCCCGTTTGAAGTCATATAACCAACCTTCAAATCCAGGACCATAAAGATCTTGTTTCCTGCTACCTCCTATCTTTCTCAATTATTTTATTGATGCCAAAAGGACAAGAAAATAGGAGAAGAATTAGATTATAGGAATCATGTTTTAAATTTTCTTCTTGAACTCATATTCTACAATGCGATTTTCATGCATAACAAAACACAGGATGTTTTCTATTTACTTATTCTTCAATGTTCAGATTTATTGAGTGTTTGGGTCAATATTTTGATACTTAGATTGtttgagatatatatatatgtcgaATTTATTGAGTGTTTGGGTCAATATGTTGTTACTTAGGATGTTTGAAATATATGTTCTATGCATGTTCGCGCACACACACATATTTATTGTAATATCTAACCTCTCACCCCATAGGTATTAAACAAcgatttaatatttaaataccTCGATCTAGTTGAGAGTTGTTTGGTTAAATAGTATAGTATCTCAATTAATTTTACTTATGTGTGTATGTATTTGTTATTTGGATGGGGATTTATATGAAATTATAAATCATTTCATAAAATCCCAATTAACCTTCAAGATTCTTACAACTCCTCTCTTACGGATTTGGACTTAGTTCACCTTACGTGAACACAAAGTAATAAAACATTACGAAATCTTATTGTCATATTCCCTCCGTTCCCGAACGATTGTTTTGGACACTCTTATAATATTCTAAAATGTTTGTTATTTAAAAGActtaaatttaatgcatttttgctaattttttccacatataccctcatttaataaatttctctcacttatcacctttcatattaaccaaccacaactcttctctatcaACTACATTATTCTCTATCCAAGTAGAATTTAATGGTTGCACATGTCCGTTCCTACATAACTGACATTTtaagagcatctacatccatcatactcactaaaatatctacacttcattttttacaattcccCATAAGCCACATCATCTACAatattttactaactttttacttcaacccaacaactcttaaaagtttctatagtggatcTCACCATCAACTtcacatttatatattttattatttatatccattttaattaattatatttgcaACTTAAATATGATGGAGGTAGATGCTCTTAATggtaagtgcttgtaataaatacaagctcacttttAATTTCAAGTCTAATGTGGAGTATTCattcccacatactcatctttgccatgttggaattgaatatgtactccaataGTAAAAGATACTCATATGaatatgtatttaacattagatactaccattggagatgctctaaggttgttgcacaagtattaagaaataataattaatgttcttgttttattaaaattacaatttaACTTCCTactataccctttatctctcatattaattctaacttttcaacttTTCTACCACCAgtaaatgaagggtacaattggtaaagtataattaatgctctcttgaactttgtaaagttGCAGATAATTATGAACAAAATTTAGTTAGaaatagtgtcagttatttaggaacagagggagtaacattataatataaataattgtCATCTTACTTTTTGTAccacaaccttaaacaacaatctTTGTGGAATGAAGAAAGTAATAgttaaaagtatgtggttttagATGACCTCTTTAGTAAAAAAATGTCTTCACTTGTGTCCTACATTGCTAAATGCTCTCACATGTGTCTCACATTACTAAATGTTCtaacttgagtagtaaaagtatgtagtTTTTTATGGCttatttagtaaaaaatgtcatcacttgtgttccatttggtaaaaaatgtcctcacttttaatagtatattttaatttttcttattaCAAATTTACATGTATATAATACCTCCATAACattaaatttctggatccgtcccTGCAAGGGAGCAAAGTTGAGAACGAACAGAGGAGAGAAAAGAACTAGGGTTGTGATATCCAATTATTaccaataatttaatttaatttttgtttatatGTAGTAACAATTTAATTGGTCATGTCATATTTAATTATGACATGACCAATTGTCTGAATTTTAATTAGATAATAAgcctcaaaaaaataaaataaaatgctagaaaagagagaatatataatgaaaaaaatatatatataaacagagAACACTCTGAATTTTCAGAAAacccaaaacctataaataaaTACCAAAGTAACTCAATTTGCGCTACCGTCGAATAACCACTCTAACCGCCACCAATGGATGCCAAGATCGGAAGTCTCTTCGAGTCCATCGGAAACTTCTTCTCCGGCGGCGATCAGATCCCTTGGTGCGACCGCGATGTCATCGCTGTAAAACCCCTCTCTTCATTTCCCTGTTCTTTCTCCTATCAATCTCAAATCCATGTTTTATTCTTTGTTtttggtatttcaaaaccctaattttgtACTCAGAACTTCGAATTTCTCGgaattgttaaccctaattgaTAGGGAATCCAAATATTGTCGCAAAATGGAAGAAATTTCGTGAAAATGATTGTATTTTTACGGTAAAATGGAAGAAATTTCATGATGGTAATGGTTAGGGTTTGTGCTTGCTGTAAGAACATGGTTGTATAGGGTATTTTGTTTTTCCTGCTATCTGCATTGGTTCCTTCAATCTGAAGTGTTTTGCATGTTTTGAAGGGATGTGAGAGAGAAGTTGCAGAGGCTTCTAATGGTGAGTCTGAGGAGCGGAAGCATGAGAGCATAATGAGGTTGTCATGGGCACTTGTTCATTCAAGGGAAAAGGAAGATGTTCAGCGCGGGATCGCCATGCTTGAGAGTACTATTGCTATACTTTACCTTACAGAATAAGTTTCAGTGCTTTAGGTTGAAATGGAATTGGGATATGCTAACAGTTGCTTTATGTAGAGTTAGTTATGGTTTAGCCTTTTGAAACTAGCTTTTATAAGCATTTGAGAAACAGTTATATTCTGTTTTTATGAAATCAGATAATTGTATTTTTATGAAATCCTAATATTCACTCACATATGACTGCTAACTCAGATTTCTATGCCCATTATCCTAAAAGTAATGTAATTTGCTCAGAACATAAACAATCCAATGTGAGTTGTTTGATTACTCTGCTAGCCTGAGTGAAGAATTGGAAATTCACCATAATAGCATAGGCATGGCTAGATTGGCCTTCAAAATCTCTCTAGAGTTGCCATGGGGACATTGTGACTTTTATGTGATTatcatacaaacttcaatgcaAGACGGTAAATTTATTAAACTTGCTTTTAGGAGGCAAATCTATTTAATTGTGGCTTTAAGGTCTCTCAAATTTCCTGTGGCTATTTTCATTTGCTGCATATGAATATCACTGAAAATATTGTTCCGTGGTTAATCCTTCCTTGAGCAATGCAAGTTGGATTTCTTCTATGAAAAAGCTGCATATTTAAGCATTTTAACTTCCTTTTCCGCAAGGTAGCATGAGCTTCCTGTGTCACTGAATTTAGGCCACTGCCACTACAATCACAGCTCCTTCCTTTCTTTCTATTGTTTTTGGTATATAACCTTAAGTAGAGATGTTCGATATGGAAGTATTCTTACCTTTAAAGGTGTGGTTAACCTTgtacatttttaattattattcacaGCTTCACTGGGCAATGATAAAAGTCCTTTGCAACAACGTGAGAAGCTTTATCTTCTGGCTGTTGGATACTACAGGAGTAATGATTATGGTAGGAGTCGGGAGCTTCTGGAGCAATGTTTAGAGGTCTTGCTTTCTCACTTATTGATTGTAGCTTGAAACTCTATTTTTCTTGCTTTGTCCGTTGCCGGATTGTCACTTCATATGATATTCTCTTGTTTGTTGATACTTATGCTCAAAAGCTCTATGTTTGAATTTTGGTTTGTGTTGTCTGCTGGTAGCCTAGAAATATTTAGATCCATTTTATCCTTATAAATTATCCAGTATACACTGTTCTGATTCTAAGCTAGGAGATTCTCTTTTTTTCAAGttaatttcttttcatttagTCAATAGTTATCTATGTTTTTTGTTCTCTAATatggaagttttattctattGTTTGCAAATTAGTGGGGTTATATGAGTCCTTGATTAATCTTTGATTTTGATCCACGATTAATGACATCATACTATCTGTTGAAAGTCTTCATGAACGCTTTCTTGAAATACTGATAGCTTGAAGCATCTTAAAATTAAGATTGGGTCATATTTAAACCTTATCGTAATCATATAAAAATTTGACCACAATGACCTATTTTGGATAGTGTATACGCATTCTTGGTCTAGCATGACTGAGTTACTctgcttttctttctctctaaaTATCGTCTGGATCTTTTGCCCTTTGCAGATTGCACCTGATTGGAGGCAGGCACGGTCCCTCAAGAAAGCAGTTGAAGATCGGATTGCTAAAGGTAATAACTTATTTCTTGAGCTCTTATCACATCATCATAACAGTAACTAAAGGGTTGCAAATGTCATGTGTATCAATGCAGATGGTGTTATAGGAATTGGCATCACTGCAACAGCAGTGGGACTAATAGTTGGCGGCATTGCTGCAGCATTGGCCCGGAAGAATTGAGAATCTTCTTAATAACATGCTTGCATATTGCCCCtgctattttcttttcttcggGGAAACATGTTAACGTCAAATGGAAATAATCCTCTATTGACAATTACATCTTTCGaacatttttaatttattgaaaGGAGCATTTTTACAGAAGAGCTGAATTAAAAATTCCCAGTTCAAATGCAGctctttattttccttttgaATTTTCTGGATCAGACATGTTCTTGGCCTTTGTTTTGTTGTGGTGCATTGGAAGCATTTAGTCAATTTGTGATACTCTTTGACCAGAGAAACAAAACAATCGCTGACACCATCATCAATCAATCAGAGAATATTCACTTGTTCCTGAGATCAATATCTCATGATCtttattgtttattttcttTCCCTTCTCTCCATGGAACTGCTATTGTAACTATTGTGCTTGTGTTGTGTATTGTTAG
This is a stretch of genomic DNA from Lotus japonicus ecotype B-129 chromosome 1, LjGifu_v1.2. It encodes these proteins:
- the LOC130730099 gene encoding mitochondrial fission 1 protein A; this translates as MDAKIGSLFESIGNFFSGGDQIPWCDRDVIAGCEREVAEASNGESEERKHESIMRLSWALVHSREKEDVQRGIAMLETSLGNDKSPLQQREKLYLLAVGYYRSNDYGRSRELLEQCLEIAPDWRQARSLKKAVEDRIAKDGVIGIGITATAVGLIVGGIAAALARKN